One region of Channa argus isolate prfri chromosome 20, Channa argus male v1.0, whole genome shotgun sequence genomic DNA includes:
- the LOC137105800 gene encoding MAGUK p55 subfamily member 3-like isoform X1 → MIEIMPIVSASTGLHETLALLTSQLHPDANHKEDMVFLKDVFSERSIAYLLKIHEKLKQYEKQSPTPVLHSASCLAEDLAEELQNGPLEEDERELLLLLNTPHLKALLSAHDTVAQKNFDPVLPPLPDDLDDNLEEESVKIVRLVKNKEPLGATIRRDEVTGAVIVARIMRGGAADRSGLVHVGDELREVNGNLITHRRPDEISQILSQSQGSITLKIIPAVVEEDKLKESRVHLRALFDYTPFEDKATPCQEAGLPFKRGDILQVVSQEDTTWWQAKRIGDCNLRAGLIPSTQFQERRLRYRMKMGHFPTPVAAKAPTYDRAEREDCDREGAVNGKDLVSPKSKAVPAFCGHAFSWDFYSASLRRSFRLRKDCQSSPGEPQTPDAEHTDFLIYEEVMQYLLRPGERPRLIILIGSMGARVTELKQKVIADNPRRYGLAVPHTTRARKCHEREGVEYHFITKAAFETDIHKDKFIEYGEYKENLYGTSLESIHKVLDQNKVCLVDVQPEALRILRTAEFKPYVIFVRPHIHDSQKKTHGSSSLSLGITQEDDLQEMKQSAERMDECYGHWVDYILVKEDPISALAELQVLLEKVQMEPQWVPVSWVRSDSAPPN, encoded by the exons ATGATTGAAATCATGCCCATCGTGTCTGCAAGCACAG GGCTGCATGAGACTCTGGCCCTCCTAACATCTCAGCTCCACCCTGATGCCAACCATAAGGAAGACATGGTCTTCCTCAAAGACGTCTTCAGTGAGAGAAGCATTGCCTACCTCCTGAAG ATCCATGAGAAACTGAAGCAGTATGAGAAACAGAGCCCGACTCCAGTTCTACACAGTGCCTCCTGTCTGGCAGAAGAT CTGGCAGAAGAGCTTCAGAATGGACCATTGGAGGAGGACGAGAGAGAGCTGCTTCTCCTGCTGAACACCCCTCACCtcaag GCGTTGCTGTCAGCCCATGACACAGTGGCCCAGAAGAACTTTGACCCAGTGTTGCCACCGCTGCCGGACGATCTTGATGACAACCTTGAGGAGGAGTCGGTGAAGATTGTCCGTCTGGTTAAGAACAAGGAGCCACTG GGAGCGACTATTCGGAGAGATGAAGTGACGGGAGCTGTAATTGTGGCAAGAATCATGAGGGGAGGGGCAGCTGACCGCAGTG GTCTGGTGCATGTAGGGGACGAGCTTCGAGAGGTCAACGGAAACCTGATAACCCACAGAAGGCCAGATGAAATTAGTCAGATCCTG TCCCAGTCACAGGGCTCCATTACCCTGAAAATCATCCCAGCTGTCGTAGAAGAAGACAAACTGAAGGAAAGCAGG GTCCACCTTCGAGCTTTGTTTGACTACACACCCTTTGAGGACAAGGCCACACCATGCCAGGAAGCAGGACTTCCTTTCAAAAGGGGGGACATTCTACAGGTGGTGAGCCAGGAGGACACCACCTGGTGGCAGGCCAAGAGGATAGGTGACTGTAACCTTCGTGCTGGCCTCATCCCTTCCACACAGTTCCAGGAGAG GCGCCTGAGATACAGGATGAAAATGGGCCATTTCCCAACTCCAGTGGCTGCTAAAGCTCCTACAT ATGATCGTGCTGAGAGAG AAGATTGTGACCGTGAGGGTGCTGTGAATGGAAAGGACTTAG TTTCTCCCAAGAGTAAGGCAGTCCCTGCCTTCTGTGGCCATGCTTTCTCATGGGATTTTTACTCAG CCAGCCTGCGCAGAAGTTTCCGCCTCAGGAAGGATTGCCAGAGTTCACCAGGAGAACCACAAACTCCAGATGCCGAGCATACAGACTTTCTGATTTATGAAGAAGTAATGCAGTATTTGCTGCGCCCAGGTGAAAGGCCTCGCCTTATAATCTTGATAG GTTCCATGGGAGCTCGAGTGACTGAGCTCAAACAGAAAGTGATAGCTGACAATCCTCGTCGATATGGTCTGGCTGTGCCTC ACACGACTCGAGCCAGGAAGTGTCACGAGAGAGAAGGAGTGGAGTACCACTTCATCACTAAGGCAGCTTTTGAGACAGATATCCACAAGGACAA GTTTATTGAATATGGGGAGTATAAAGAAAATCTGTATGGCACCAGTTTAGAGTCCATTCACAAAGTCTTGGATCAGAACAAGGTTTGCCTGGTGGATGTTCAACCAGAG GCACTGAGGATTTTACGGACTGCTGAGTTCAAGCCATACGTAATCTTTGTACGTCCCCACATCCATGATAGCCAAAAGAAAACGCATGGCTCTTCTTCTCTCAGCTTAGGGATCACA CAGGAGGACGATCTACAAGAAATGAAGCAGTCAGCAGAGCGGATGGATGAGTGCTATGGCCATTGGGTGGACTATATCTTGGTGAAGGAGGACCCAATCAGTGCCTTAGCAGAGCTTCAGGTCTTACTGGAGAAGGTGCAGATGGAGCCACAGTGGGTGCCTGTGTCCTGGGTGAGAAGTGATTCTGCTCCTCcgaattaa
- the LOC137105800 gene encoding MAGUK p55 subfamily member 3-like isoform X2 — MIEIMPIVSASTGLHETLALLTSQLHPDANHKEDMVFLKDVFSERSIAYLLKIHEKLKQYEKQSPTPVLHSASCLAEDLAEELQNGPLEEDERELLLLLNTPHLKALLSAHDTVAQKNFDPVLPPLPDDLDDNLEEESVKIVRLVKNKEPLGATIRRDEVTGAVIVARIMRGGAADRSGLVHVGDELREVNGNLITHRRPDEISQILSQSQGSITLKIIPAVVEEDKLKESRVHLRALFDYTPFEDKATPCQEAGLPFKRGDILQVVSQEDTTWWQAKRIGDCNLRAGLIPSTQFQERRLRYRMKMGHFPTPVAAKAPTYDRAEREDCDREGAVNGKDLVSPKSKAVPAFCGHAFSWDFYSASLRRSFRLRKDCQSSPGEPQTPDAEHTDFLIYEEVMQYLLRPGERPRLIILIGSMGARVTELKQKVIADNPRRYGLAVPHTTRARKCHEREGVEYHFITKAAFETDIHKDKFIEYGEYKENLYGTSLESIHKVLDQNKVCLVDVQPEALRILRTAEFKPYVIFVRPHIHDSQKKTHGSSSLSLGITEDDLQEMKQSAERMDECYGHWVDYILVKEDPISALAELQVLLEKVQMEPQWVPVSWVRSDSAPPN; from the exons ATGATTGAAATCATGCCCATCGTGTCTGCAAGCACAG GGCTGCATGAGACTCTGGCCCTCCTAACATCTCAGCTCCACCCTGATGCCAACCATAAGGAAGACATGGTCTTCCTCAAAGACGTCTTCAGTGAGAGAAGCATTGCCTACCTCCTGAAG ATCCATGAGAAACTGAAGCAGTATGAGAAACAGAGCCCGACTCCAGTTCTACACAGTGCCTCCTGTCTGGCAGAAGAT CTGGCAGAAGAGCTTCAGAATGGACCATTGGAGGAGGACGAGAGAGAGCTGCTTCTCCTGCTGAACACCCCTCACCtcaag GCGTTGCTGTCAGCCCATGACACAGTGGCCCAGAAGAACTTTGACCCAGTGTTGCCACCGCTGCCGGACGATCTTGATGACAACCTTGAGGAGGAGTCGGTGAAGATTGTCCGTCTGGTTAAGAACAAGGAGCCACTG GGAGCGACTATTCGGAGAGATGAAGTGACGGGAGCTGTAATTGTGGCAAGAATCATGAGGGGAGGGGCAGCTGACCGCAGTG GTCTGGTGCATGTAGGGGACGAGCTTCGAGAGGTCAACGGAAACCTGATAACCCACAGAAGGCCAGATGAAATTAGTCAGATCCTG TCCCAGTCACAGGGCTCCATTACCCTGAAAATCATCCCAGCTGTCGTAGAAGAAGACAAACTGAAGGAAAGCAGG GTCCACCTTCGAGCTTTGTTTGACTACACACCCTTTGAGGACAAGGCCACACCATGCCAGGAAGCAGGACTTCCTTTCAAAAGGGGGGACATTCTACAGGTGGTGAGCCAGGAGGACACCACCTGGTGGCAGGCCAAGAGGATAGGTGACTGTAACCTTCGTGCTGGCCTCATCCCTTCCACACAGTTCCAGGAGAG GCGCCTGAGATACAGGATGAAAATGGGCCATTTCCCAACTCCAGTGGCTGCTAAAGCTCCTACAT ATGATCGTGCTGAGAGAG AAGATTGTGACCGTGAGGGTGCTGTGAATGGAAAGGACTTAG TTTCTCCCAAGAGTAAGGCAGTCCCTGCCTTCTGTGGCCATGCTTTCTCATGGGATTTTTACTCAG CCAGCCTGCGCAGAAGTTTCCGCCTCAGGAAGGATTGCCAGAGTTCACCAGGAGAACCACAAACTCCAGATGCCGAGCATACAGACTTTCTGATTTATGAAGAAGTAATGCAGTATTTGCTGCGCCCAGGTGAAAGGCCTCGCCTTATAATCTTGATAG GTTCCATGGGAGCTCGAGTGACTGAGCTCAAACAGAAAGTGATAGCTGACAATCCTCGTCGATATGGTCTGGCTGTGCCTC ACACGACTCGAGCCAGGAAGTGTCACGAGAGAGAAGGAGTGGAGTACCACTTCATCACTAAGGCAGCTTTTGAGACAGATATCCACAAGGACAA GTTTATTGAATATGGGGAGTATAAAGAAAATCTGTATGGCACCAGTTTAGAGTCCATTCACAAAGTCTTGGATCAGAACAAGGTTTGCCTGGTGGATGTTCAACCAGAG GCACTGAGGATTTTACGGACTGCTGAGTTCAAGCCATACGTAATCTTTGTACGTCCCCACATCCATGATAGCCAAAAGAAAACGCATGGCTCTTCTTCTCTCAGCTTAGGGATCACA GAGGACGATCTACAAGAAATGAAGCAGTCAGCAGAGCGGATGGATGAGTGCTATGGCCATTGGGTGGACTATATCTTGGTGAAGGAGGACCCAATCAGTGCCTTAGCAGAGCTTCAGGTCTTACTGGAGAAGGTGCAGATGGAGCCACAGTGGGTGCCTGTGTCCTGGGTGAGAAGTGATTCTGCTCCTCcgaattaa
- the LOC137105800 gene encoding MAGUK p55 subfamily member 3-like isoform X3: MIEIMPIVSASTGLHETLALLTSQLHPDANHKEDMVFLKDVFSERSIAYLLKIHEKLKQYEKQSPTPVLHSASCLAEDLAEELQNGPLEEDERELLLLLNTPHLKALLSAHDTVAQKNFDPVLPPLPDDLDDNLEEESVKIVRLVKNKEPLGATIRRDEVTGAVIVARIMRGGAADRSGLVHVGDELREVNGNLITHRRPDEISQILSQSQGSITLKIIPAVVEEDKLKESRVHLRALFDYTPFEDKATPCQEAGLPFKRGDILQVVSQEDTTWWQAKRIGDCNLRAGLIPSTQFQERRLRYRMKMGHFPTPVAAKAPTYDRAEREDCDREGAVNGKDLASLRRSFRLRKDCQSSPGEPQTPDAEHTDFLIYEEVMQYLLRPGERPRLIILIGSMGARVTELKQKVIADNPRRYGLAVPHTTRARKCHEREGVEYHFITKAAFETDIHKDKFIEYGEYKENLYGTSLESIHKVLDQNKVCLVDVQPEALRILRTAEFKPYVIFVRPHIHDSQKKTHGSSSLSLGITQEDDLQEMKQSAERMDECYGHWVDYILVKEDPISALAELQVLLEKVQMEPQWVPVSWVRSDSAPPN, encoded by the exons ATGATTGAAATCATGCCCATCGTGTCTGCAAGCACAG GGCTGCATGAGACTCTGGCCCTCCTAACATCTCAGCTCCACCCTGATGCCAACCATAAGGAAGACATGGTCTTCCTCAAAGACGTCTTCAGTGAGAGAAGCATTGCCTACCTCCTGAAG ATCCATGAGAAACTGAAGCAGTATGAGAAACAGAGCCCGACTCCAGTTCTACACAGTGCCTCCTGTCTGGCAGAAGAT CTGGCAGAAGAGCTTCAGAATGGACCATTGGAGGAGGACGAGAGAGAGCTGCTTCTCCTGCTGAACACCCCTCACCtcaag GCGTTGCTGTCAGCCCATGACACAGTGGCCCAGAAGAACTTTGACCCAGTGTTGCCACCGCTGCCGGACGATCTTGATGACAACCTTGAGGAGGAGTCGGTGAAGATTGTCCGTCTGGTTAAGAACAAGGAGCCACTG GGAGCGACTATTCGGAGAGATGAAGTGACGGGAGCTGTAATTGTGGCAAGAATCATGAGGGGAGGGGCAGCTGACCGCAGTG GTCTGGTGCATGTAGGGGACGAGCTTCGAGAGGTCAACGGAAACCTGATAACCCACAGAAGGCCAGATGAAATTAGTCAGATCCTG TCCCAGTCACAGGGCTCCATTACCCTGAAAATCATCCCAGCTGTCGTAGAAGAAGACAAACTGAAGGAAAGCAGG GTCCACCTTCGAGCTTTGTTTGACTACACACCCTTTGAGGACAAGGCCACACCATGCCAGGAAGCAGGACTTCCTTTCAAAAGGGGGGACATTCTACAGGTGGTGAGCCAGGAGGACACCACCTGGTGGCAGGCCAAGAGGATAGGTGACTGTAACCTTCGTGCTGGCCTCATCCCTTCCACACAGTTCCAGGAGAG GCGCCTGAGATACAGGATGAAAATGGGCCATTTCCCAACTCCAGTGGCTGCTAAAGCTCCTACAT ATGATCGTGCTGAGAGAG AAGATTGTGACCGTGAGGGTGCTGTGAATGGAAAGGACTTAG CCAGCCTGCGCAGAAGTTTCCGCCTCAGGAAGGATTGCCAGAGTTCACCAGGAGAACCACAAACTCCAGATGCCGAGCATACAGACTTTCTGATTTATGAAGAAGTAATGCAGTATTTGCTGCGCCCAGGTGAAAGGCCTCGCCTTATAATCTTGATAG GTTCCATGGGAGCTCGAGTGACTGAGCTCAAACAGAAAGTGATAGCTGACAATCCTCGTCGATATGGTCTGGCTGTGCCTC ACACGACTCGAGCCAGGAAGTGTCACGAGAGAGAAGGAGTGGAGTACCACTTCATCACTAAGGCAGCTTTTGAGACAGATATCCACAAGGACAA GTTTATTGAATATGGGGAGTATAAAGAAAATCTGTATGGCACCAGTTTAGAGTCCATTCACAAAGTCTTGGATCAGAACAAGGTTTGCCTGGTGGATGTTCAACCAGAG GCACTGAGGATTTTACGGACTGCTGAGTTCAAGCCATACGTAATCTTTGTACGTCCCCACATCCATGATAGCCAAAAGAAAACGCATGGCTCTTCTTCTCTCAGCTTAGGGATCACA CAGGAGGACGATCTACAAGAAATGAAGCAGTCAGCAGAGCGGATGGATGAGTGCTATGGCCATTGGGTGGACTATATCTTGGTGAAGGAGGACCCAATCAGTGCCTTAGCAGAGCTTCAGGTCTTACTGGAGAAGGTGCAGATGGAGCCACAGTGGGTGCCTGTGTCCTGGGTGAGAAGTGATTCTGCTCCTCcgaattaa
- the LOC137105800 gene encoding MAGUK p55 subfamily member 3-like isoform X4 yields MIEIMPIVSASTGLHETLALLTSQLHPDANHKEDMVFLKDVFSERSIAYLLKIHEKLKQYEKQSPTPVLHSASCLAEDLAEELQNGPLEEDERELLLLLNTPHLKALLSAHDTVAQKNFDPVLPPLPDDLDDNLEEESVKIVRLVKNKEPLGATIRRDEVTGAVIVARIMRGGAADRSGLVHVGDELREVNGNLITHRRPDEISQILSQSQGSITLKIIPAVVEEDKLKESRVHLRALFDYTPFEDKATPCQEAGLPFKRGDILQVVSQEDTTWWQAKRIGDCNLRAGLIPSTQFQERRLRYRMKMGHFPTPVAAKAPTYDRAEREDCDREGAVNGKDLASLRRSFRLRKDCQSSPGEPQTPDAEHTDFLIYEEVMQYLLRPGERPRLIILIGSMGARVTELKQKVIADNPRRYGLAVPHTTRARKCHEREGVEYHFITKAAFETDIHKDKFIEYGEYKENLYGTSLESIHKVLDQNKVCLVDVQPEALRILRTAEFKPYVIFVRPHIHDSQKKTHGSSSLSLGITEDDLQEMKQSAERMDECYGHWVDYILVKEDPISALAELQVLLEKVQMEPQWVPVSWVRSDSAPPN; encoded by the exons ATGATTGAAATCATGCCCATCGTGTCTGCAAGCACAG GGCTGCATGAGACTCTGGCCCTCCTAACATCTCAGCTCCACCCTGATGCCAACCATAAGGAAGACATGGTCTTCCTCAAAGACGTCTTCAGTGAGAGAAGCATTGCCTACCTCCTGAAG ATCCATGAGAAACTGAAGCAGTATGAGAAACAGAGCCCGACTCCAGTTCTACACAGTGCCTCCTGTCTGGCAGAAGAT CTGGCAGAAGAGCTTCAGAATGGACCATTGGAGGAGGACGAGAGAGAGCTGCTTCTCCTGCTGAACACCCCTCACCtcaag GCGTTGCTGTCAGCCCATGACACAGTGGCCCAGAAGAACTTTGACCCAGTGTTGCCACCGCTGCCGGACGATCTTGATGACAACCTTGAGGAGGAGTCGGTGAAGATTGTCCGTCTGGTTAAGAACAAGGAGCCACTG GGAGCGACTATTCGGAGAGATGAAGTGACGGGAGCTGTAATTGTGGCAAGAATCATGAGGGGAGGGGCAGCTGACCGCAGTG GTCTGGTGCATGTAGGGGACGAGCTTCGAGAGGTCAACGGAAACCTGATAACCCACAGAAGGCCAGATGAAATTAGTCAGATCCTG TCCCAGTCACAGGGCTCCATTACCCTGAAAATCATCCCAGCTGTCGTAGAAGAAGACAAACTGAAGGAAAGCAGG GTCCACCTTCGAGCTTTGTTTGACTACACACCCTTTGAGGACAAGGCCACACCATGCCAGGAAGCAGGACTTCCTTTCAAAAGGGGGGACATTCTACAGGTGGTGAGCCAGGAGGACACCACCTGGTGGCAGGCCAAGAGGATAGGTGACTGTAACCTTCGTGCTGGCCTCATCCCTTCCACACAGTTCCAGGAGAG GCGCCTGAGATACAGGATGAAAATGGGCCATTTCCCAACTCCAGTGGCTGCTAAAGCTCCTACAT ATGATCGTGCTGAGAGAG AAGATTGTGACCGTGAGGGTGCTGTGAATGGAAAGGACTTAG CCAGCCTGCGCAGAAGTTTCCGCCTCAGGAAGGATTGCCAGAGTTCACCAGGAGAACCACAAACTCCAGATGCCGAGCATACAGACTTTCTGATTTATGAAGAAGTAATGCAGTATTTGCTGCGCCCAGGTGAAAGGCCTCGCCTTATAATCTTGATAG GTTCCATGGGAGCTCGAGTGACTGAGCTCAAACAGAAAGTGATAGCTGACAATCCTCGTCGATATGGTCTGGCTGTGCCTC ACACGACTCGAGCCAGGAAGTGTCACGAGAGAGAAGGAGTGGAGTACCACTTCATCACTAAGGCAGCTTTTGAGACAGATATCCACAAGGACAA GTTTATTGAATATGGGGAGTATAAAGAAAATCTGTATGGCACCAGTTTAGAGTCCATTCACAAAGTCTTGGATCAGAACAAGGTTTGCCTGGTGGATGTTCAACCAGAG GCACTGAGGATTTTACGGACTGCTGAGTTCAAGCCATACGTAATCTTTGTACGTCCCCACATCCATGATAGCCAAAAGAAAACGCATGGCTCTTCTTCTCTCAGCTTAGGGATCACA GAGGACGATCTACAAGAAATGAAGCAGTCAGCAGAGCGGATGGATGAGTGCTATGGCCATTGGGTGGACTATATCTTGGTGAAGGAGGACCCAATCAGTGCCTTAGCAGAGCTTCAGGTCTTACTGGAGAAGGTGCAGATGGAGCCACAGTGGGTGCCTGTGTCCTGGGTGAGAAGTGATTCTGCTCCTCcgaattaa
- the psmc5 gene encoding 26S proteasome regulatory subunit 8 isoform X2, protein MEMGDSKGGSGLQQYYLSKIEELQLTVNEKSQNLRRLQAQRNELNAKVRLLREELQLLQEQGSYVGEVVRVMDKKKVLVKVHPEGKFVVDVDKNIDINDVTPNCRVALRNDSYTLHKILPNKVDPLVSLMMVEKVPDSTYEMIGGLDKQIKEIKEVIELPVKHPELFEALGIAQPKGVLLYGPPGTGKTLLARAVAHHTDCTFIRVSGSELVQKFIGEGARMVRELFVMAREHAPSIIFMDEIDSIGSSRLEGGSGGDSEVQRTMLELLNQLDGFEATKNIKVIMATNRIDILDSALLRPGRIDRKIEFPPPNEEARLDILKIHSRKMNLTRGINLRKIAELMPGASGAEVKGVCTEAGMYALRERRVHVTQEDFEMAVAKVMQKDSEKNMSIKKLWK, encoded by the exons ATGGAGATGGGGGATAGTAAAGGGGGCTCAGGTCTCCAGCAGTACTACTTATCGAAGATAGAGGAGTTACAG TTGACAGTTAATGAAAAGAGCCAGAATCTCAGACGTCTGCAGGCACAGAGAAATGAGCTCAATGCCAAAG TGCGTCTCCTTCGTGAGGAGCTGCAGTTGCTACAGGAGCAGGGATCCTATGTAGGAGAAGTTGTCAGAGTCATGGACAAAAAGAAGGTCCTGGTCAAG GTGCATCCAGAAGGAAAATTTGTGGTGGATGTGGACAAGAACATTGACATCAATGAT GTCACTCCAAACTGCCGTGTAGCTCTGCGTAACGACAGCTACACCCTACACAAGATCCTGCCCAACAAGGTGGACCCTCTGGTATCCCTCATGATGGTGGAGAAGGTGCCAGACTCCACCTATGAAATGATTGGTGGCTTGGATAAGCAGATCAAAGAGATCAAAGAAGTCATTGAGCTACCTGTGAAGCACCCAGAGCTGTTTGAGGCTTTAGGGATTGCCCAGCCTAAG GGTGTTCTGCTCTATGGCCCCCCAGGTACAGGGAAGACCCTGCTGGCCAGAGCTGTGGCCCACCACACTGACTGTACCTTCATTAGAGTGTCTGGCTCTGAGCTAGTGCAGAAATTCATCGGAGAGG GTGCCCGTATGGTGCGCGAGCTGTTTGTCATGGCAAGAGAACATGCTCCCTCAATTATCTTCATGGACGAAATTGACTCAATAGGCTCATCTCGCCTGGAAGGAGGCTCAGGTGGTGACAGCGAGGTGCAGAGAACAATGCTTGAGCTGCTTAATCAGCTGGATGGATTTGAGGCCACCAAGAACATCAAG GTCATCATGGCCACCAACCGTATTGACATCCTGGACTCTGCTCTACTCAGGCCAGGAAGGATTGACAGGAAGATTGAATTTCCTCCTCCAAATGAAGAG GCTCGTCTTGACATCTTGAAGATCCATTCCAGGAAGATGAACCTGACACGTGGCATTAACCTGCGAAAGATTGCAGAGCTGATGCCTGGAGCCTCTGGTGCTGAGGTTAAG GGTGTTTGCACAGAAGCAGGGATGTATGCTCTGAGAGAAAGGAGAGTTCATGTGACCCAGGAGGACTTTGAGATGGCTGTGGCAAAG GTGATGCAGAAAGACAGTGAGAAGAACATGTCAATCAAGAAGCTGTGGAAGTAA
- the psmc5 gene encoding 26S proteasome regulatory subunit 8 isoform X1, producing MRWYSSGCRNFKMEVDGIDHMEMGDSKGGSGLQQYYLSKIEELQLTVNEKSQNLRRLQAQRNELNAKVRLLREELQLLQEQGSYVGEVVRVMDKKKVLVKVHPEGKFVVDVDKNIDINDVTPNCRVALRNDSYTLHKILPNKVDPLVSLMMVEKVPDSTYEMIGGLDKQIKEIKEVIELPVKHPELFEALGIAQPKGVLLYGPPGTGKTLLARAVAHHTDCTFIRVSGSELVQKFIGEGARMVRELFVMAREHAPSIIFMDEIDSIGSSRLEGGSGGDSEVQRTMLELLNQLDGFEATKNIKVIMATNRIDILDSALLRPGRIDRKIEFPPPNEEARLDILKIHSRKMNLTRGINLRKIAELMPGASGAEVKGVCTEAGMYALRERRVHVTQEDFEMAVAKVMQKDSEKNMSIKKLWK from the exons ATGCGCTGGTACTCCAGCGGATGCAGAAATTTCAAGATGGAGGTGGACGGGATTGATCAT ATGGAGATGGGGGATAGTAAAGGGGGCTCAGGTCTCCAGCAGTACTACTTATCGAAGATAGAGGAGTTACAG TTGACAGTTAATGAAAAGAGCCAGAATCTCAGACGTCTGCAGGCACAGAGAAATGAGCTCAATGCCAAAG TGCGTCTCCTTCGTGAGGAGCTGCAGTTGCTACAGGAGCAGGGATCCTATGTAGGAGAAGTTGTCAGAGTCATGGACAAAAAGAAGGTCCTGGTCAAG GTGCATCCAGAAGGAAAATTTGTGGTGGATGTGGACAAGAACATTGACATCAATGAT GTCACTCCAAACTGCCGTGTAGCTCTGCGTAACGACAGCTACACCCTACACAAGATCCTGCCCAACAAGGTGGACCCTCTGGTATCCCTCATGATGGTGGAGAAGGTGCCAGACTCCACCTATGAAATGATTGGTGGCTTGGATAAGCAGATCAAAGAGATCAAAGAAGTCATTGAGCTACCTGTGAAGCACCCAGAGCTGTTTGAGGCTTTAGGGATTGCCCAGCCTAAG GGTGTTCTGCTCTATGGCCCCCCAGGTACAGGGAAGACCCTGCTGGCCAGAGCTGTGGCCCACCACACTGACTGTACCTTCATTAGAGTGTCTGGCTCTGAGCTAGTGCAGAAATTCATCGGAGAGG GTGCCCGTATGGTGCGCGAGCTGTTTGTCATGGCAAGAGAACATGCTCCCTCAATTATCTTCATGGACGAAATTGACTCAATAGGCTCATCTCGCCTGGAAGGAGGCTCAGGTGGTGACAGCGAGGTGCAGAGAACAATGCTTGAGCTGCTTAATCAGCTGGATGGATTTGAGGCCACCAAGAACATCAAG GTCATCATGGCCACCAACCGTATTGACATCCTGGACTCTGCTCTACTCAGGCCAGGAAGGATTGACAGGAAGATTGAATTTCCTCCTCCAAATGAAGAG GCTCGTCTTGACATCTTGAAGATCCATTCCAGGAAGATGAACCTGACACGTGGCATTAACCTGCGAAAGATTGCAGAGCTGATGCCTGGAGCCTCTGGTGCTGAGGTTAAG GGTGTTTGCACAGAAGCAGGGATGTATGCTCTGAGAGAAAGGAGAGTTCATGTGACCCAGGAGGACTTTGAGATGGCTGTGGCAAAG GTGATGCAGAAAGACAGTGAGAAGAACATGTCAATCAAGAAGCTGTGGAAGTAA